From the Micromonospora echinofusca genome, the window GCTGCTGCGCGAGGCGACGCCCGCCGAGGTGACCGCGGTGGTGGCCCACGAGCTGGGGCACGCCAAGGACCGGGACGTCGCCGTCGGCACGCTGACCGGTGCGCTGGGCGCCGCCGCGGCGGTGGTCGCGCTCTACCTGCTCGGCTCCTCCGGCCCGCTGCTGCGCCTGGCCGGCGTCGACTCGGTCGCCCAGCCACGCGCGTTCCCCCTGCTCGTCGCCCTGGTGACGGTGGCCGGACTGGTCTCCGCCCCGGCGCAGGCGCTGATGTCGCGGCGGGTGGAGGCGCGCGCCGACGCGCACGCGCTCGCGCTGACCGGCGATTCGGCCGCCTTCGAGGCGATGCAGCGGCGGCTCGCCGGCATCAACCTCGCCGACCCCGACCCGCCCCGCTGGGAATACCTCTACTCCGCCACCCACCCGTCCACGGTCGAGCGGATGGCCGCCGCCCGAGCCCACGCCAGGGAGACCGGCCGATGAGCCGTACGCTGCTGATCACCAACGACTTCCCGCCGCGTCCCGGGGGGATCCAGTCCTTCGTGCACAACCTCGCGGTGCGCCAGCCCGCCGGGTCGGTGGTCGTCTACGCCTCGACGTGGCGCGGCGCGGAGAAGTTCGACGCCGACCAGCCGTTCGAGGTGGTCCGCGACCGCACCCGGGTGCTGCTGCCCACCCCCCGGGTCGCCCGCCGGGCCGCCCGCCTGGCGCGCGCGTACGACTGCGACACGGTGTGGTTCGGCGCGGCGGCCCCCCTCGGGCTGCTCGCCGCGGGCCTGCGCCGGCGCACGGGCATCCGCCGGGCGGTGGCGCAGACCCACGGGCACGAGGTCGGCTGGGCCGCGCTGCCGGCCGCCCGGGCGGCGCTGCGGCGGATCGGGCGCGGCGTCGACGTGACGACCTACCTGGGGGAGTACACCCGGGTGCGGCTGGAGCGGGCGCTGCACGGGGTGACCGAGCTGCACCGGCTCGCCCCGGGGGTGGACGTGGACGCCTACCACCCCTCGGTCGACGGCCAGGCGGTCCGGGTCCGGCTCGGGCTGGCCGACCGCCCGGTCGTGGTCTGTGTGTCCCGGCTGGTGCCGCGCAAGGGGCAGGACATGCTGATCCGGGCGATGCCCGAGATCCGCCGCCGGGTGCCCGACGCCGCGCTGCTCGTGGTCGGGGGCGGGCCCTACCGGGCCACGCTGGAGAAGTTGGCCCGCCAGGCGGGCGTCG encodes:
- a CDS encoding glycosyltransferase family 4 protein, with the protein product MSRTLLITNDFPPRPGGIQSFVHNLAVRQPAGSVVVYASTWRGAEKFDADQPFEVVRDRTRVLLPTPRVARRAARLARAYDCDTVWFGAAAPLGLLAAGLRRRTGIRRAVAQTHGHEVGWAALPAARAALRRIGRGVDVTTYLGEYTRVRLERALHGVTELHRLAPGVDVDAYHPSVDGQAVRVRLGLADRPVVVCVSRLVPRKGQDMLIRAMPEIRRRVPDAALLVVGGGPYRATLEKLARQAGVERDVVFTGSVPSAELPAHYAAGDVYAMPCRTRNRGLDVEGLGIVYLEASATGLPVVAGDSGGAPDAVREGETGFVVRGRDVAQLADRVATLLADRDLARQFGAAGRAWVEREWRWEAQAQRMAALLAG